A single Nocardioides bizhenqiangii DNA region contains:
- a CDS encoding 50S ribosomal protein L25/general stress protein Ctc: MSDKITAELRTEFGKGAARRIRREDKVPAVMYGHGNDTVHLTLPGHDTMMAIKHGGANALLELDINGETQLALTKQVQVDPVRRVLEHVDFVAVRRGEKVTVDVPIVVVGEAVRETLVVTENSTVQVEAEATHIPESFEVDIEGAEAGTQFLAGSLTLPSGTTLLTDPETLVVNVTAAQTEAQLEADLEEAEAEAGIERDEPDADEGESAEGGESAEGGDEE; encoded by the coding sequence ATGAGCGACAAGATCACCGCAGAGCTGCGCACCGAGTTCGGCAAGGGCGCGGCACGCCGCATCCGCCGTGAGGACAAGGTCCCCGCCGTCATGTACGGCCACGGCAACGACACCGTCCACCTCACCCTCCCGGGCCACGACACGATGATGGCGATCAAGCACGGTGGCGCCAACGCGCTCCTCGAGCTCGACATCAACGGCGAGACCCAGCTGGCGCTGACCAAGCAGGTGCAGGTCGACCCGGTCCGCCGCGTGCTCGAGCACGTCGACTTCGTCGCGGTCCGCCGCGGCGAGAAGGTCACCGTCGACGTCCCGATCGTCGTCGTGGGCGAGGCCGTCCGCGAGACGCTGGTCGTCACCGAGAACTCGACCGTCCAGGTCGAGGCCGAGGCCACCCACATCCCCGAGTCCTTCGAGGTCGACATCGAGGGCGCCGAGGCCGGCACGCAGTTCCTGGCCGGTTCGCTCACGCTGCCGTCCGGGACCACCCTGCTCACGGACCCCGAGACCCTGGTGGTCAACGTGACCGCCGCCCAGACCGAGGCGCAGCTCGAGGCCGATCTCGAGGAGGCCGAGGCCGAGGCCGGCATCGAGCGCGACGAGCCCGACGCCGACGAGGGCGAGTCGGCCGAGGGTGGCGAGTCCGCCGAGGGTGGCGACGAGGAGTGA
- a CDS encoding ribose-phosphate diphosphokinase, translated as MPGIQRTTEKNLMVFSGRAHPELAEEVAEILGISLVPTQAFEFANGEIYVRFEESVRGCDAFVIQSHTAPINEWIMEQLIMVDALKRASAKRITVVMPFWGYSRQDKKHRGREPISARLMADMFKTAGADRIITVDLHADQLQGFFNGPVDHLMALPILTDYIKSKYGGQPIAVVSPDAGRIKVAERWSARLGGVPLAFIHKTRRADRPNETVANRVVGDVSGRICVLTDDMIDTGGTIVQAAEALTAAGASGVIIAATHAILSDPAVDRLKNSTALEIVVTSTLPVGSEKQFDKLTILSIAPMLARAIREVFEDGSVTSMFDGHA; from the coding sequence GTGCCCGGAATCCAGCGGACCACTGAGAAGAACCTCATGGTCTTCAGCGGCCGGGCTCACCCGGAGCTGGCGGAAGAGGTGGCCGAGATCCTCGGCATCTCCCTCGTGCCGACGCAGGCCTTCGAGTTCGCCAACGGCGAGATCTACGTGCGCTTCGAGGAGAGCGTCCGCGGCTGCGACGCCTTCGTGATCCAGAGCCACACGGCTCCGATCAACGAGTGGATCATGGAGCAGCTGATCATGGTCGACGCCCTCAAGCGCGCCTCGGCCAAGCGGATCACCGTCGTCATGCCATTCTGGGGCTACAGCCGCCAGGACAAGAAGCACCGGGGCCGCGAGCCGATCTCGGCGCGGCTGATGGCCGACATGTTCAAGACCGCGGGCGCCGACCGGATCATCACCGTCGACCTCCACGCCGACCAGCTCCAGGGGTTCTTCAACGGACCGGTCGACCACCTGATGGCACTTCCGATCCTCACCGACTACATCAAGTCGAAGTACGGCGGACAGCCGATCGCCGTGGTCTCGCCGGACGCCGGCCGGATCAAGGTCGCCGAGCGGTGGTCCGCCCGGCTCGGCGGCGTACCGCTGGCGTTCATCCACAAGACCCGCCGTGCGGACCGGCCGAACGAGACGGTCGCCAACCGCGTCGTCGGTGACGTCTCCGGCCGGATCTGCGTGCTGACCGACGACATGATCGACACCGGTGGCACGATCGTGCAGGCGGCCGAAGCACTGACCGCCGCGGGCGCGTCCGGCGTGATCATCGCCGCGACCCACGCGATCCTGTCCGACCCCGCCGTCGACCGGCTGAAGAACAGCACCGCCCTCGAGATCGTGGTGACCAGCACGCTGCCGGTCGGCTCGGAGAAGCAGTTCGACAAGCTCACCATCCTGTCGATCGCACCGATGCTCGCCCGTGCGATCCGCGAGGTGTTCGAGGACGGCTCGGTCACCTCCATGTTCGACGGCCACGCCTGA
- a CDS encoding ABC transporter ATP-binding protein, whose amino-acid sequence MTAVEARDLRRTFLTRTGVLRRTAKEVEAVRGVSFEIERGELFGLLGPNGAGKTTTIKMLITLLLPTSGTARVLGHDVVDDVREVRRRIGYVFGGDRGLYERLSALDNLRYFSELYGVPPREQRARIGELLEMVGLTGRERERVEGFSRGMRQRLHIARGLLHDPEVLFLDEPSIGIDPVGARELRATIASLIDVGKTVLLTTHYMFEADELCDRIAVIRAGEIVAEGTPAHLKGLVSVGSVVEIETYGVADAAVTDIGAIAGVKSVAVEERGQMQVLIVRCDAGAQVTQAALAGLDGVRVGRVGTREPTLEDAYVELVSRT is encoded by the coding sequence GTGACTGCCGTCGAGGCTCGGGACCTCCGCCGTACCTTCCTCACCCGCACGGGCGTGCTCCGTCGGACGGCGAAGGAGGTCGAGGCGGTCCGCGGGGTGAGCTTCGAGATCGAGCGCGGCGAGCTGTTCGGCCTGCTCGGCCCCAACGGCGCCGGCAAGACGACCACGATCAAGATGCTGATCACGCTCCTCCTGCCGACGTCGGGGACGGCACGGGTGCTCGGTCACGACGTGGTCGACGACGTCCGCGAGGTGCGCCGTCGGATCGGCTACGTCTTCGGCGGGGACCGCGGGCTCTACGAGCGGCTGTCGGCGCTCGACAACCTGCGCTACTTCTCCGAGCTCTACGGCGTCCCACCGCGCGAGCAGCGAGCGAGGATCGGCGAGCTGCTCGAGATGGTCGGGCTCACCGGCCGGGAGCGCGAGCGGGTGGAGGGCTTCTCCCGCGGCATGCGGCAGCGGCTCCACATCGCGCGGGGGCTCCTCCACGACCCGGAGGTGCTGTTCCTCGACGAGCCTTCGATCGGCATCGACCCGGTCGGCGCCCGCGAGCTGCGCGCGACGATCGCGTCGCTGATCGACGTCGGCAAGACCGTGCTGCTCACGACGCACTACATGTTCGAGGCCGACGAGCTGTGCGACCGGATCGCGGTGATCCGCGCCGGTGAGATCGTCGCCGAGGGGACTCCCGCGCACCTCAAGGGGTTGGTCTCCGTCGGCAGCGTCGTCGAGATCGAGACGTACGGCGTCGCGGATGCCGCGGTCACCGACATCGGCGCGATCGCCGGCGTGAAGTCGGTCGCCGTCGAGGAGCGCGGCCAGATGCAGGTCCTGATCGTCCGTTGCGACGCCGGCGCCCAGGTCACCCAGGCTGCGCTGGCGGGGCTCGACGGCGTCCGCGTCGGGCGGGTCGGCACCCGCGAACCGACGCTCGAGGACGCGTACGTCGAGCTGGTGAGCCGGACATGA
- a CDS encoding ABC transporter permease, producing MSQVLRQQLVCYRLQLKVISTSWFDGALAVFFPLMFATATLLVYQQQGDPEAMQFAGLGAAVMGMWTCQGVIASSLLARERWAGTLELVVAAPTPLGRVLVPTTLALSTIGLYTVVATILWERWVFGLELRIESWPLFVISVLASALTLAQFGFFLAVTAVRYRSSWSLGAALEYPGWLLCGFVIPVSALPDWLHPLSWSIPTTWAMEAVRSSAAGVSPWREILICLAIGTVYAVVASYLGRQLVDSARRHATLALT from the coding sequence ATGAGCCAGGTGCTCCGTCAGCAACTCGTGTGCTACCGGCTCCAGCTCAAGGTGATCTCGACGTCCTGGTTCGACGGGGCGCTCGCCGTGTTCTTCCCGCTGATGTTCGCGACGGCGACGCTGTTGGTCTACCAGCAGCAGGGCGACCCGGAGGCGATGCAGTTCGCGGGGCTCGGCGCGGCCGTGATGGGCATGTGGACCTGTCAGGGAGTGATCGCGTCGTCGCTGCTCGCCCGCGAGCGGTGGGCGGGCACGCTCGAGCTCGTCGTCGCGGCGCCGACCCCGCTGGGGCGGGTCCTCGTGCCGACCACGCTGGCGCTGTCGACGATCGGCCTCTACACCGTGGTCGCCACGATCCTGTGGGAGCGCTGGGTCTTCGGCCTCGAGCTCAGGATCGAGAGCTGGCCGCTCTTCGTGATCAGCGTGCTCGCGTCCGCGCTCACGCTCGCGCAGTTCGGCTTCTTCCTCGCGGTCACCGCGGTCCGCTACCGCTCGTCATGGTCGCTCGGCGCCGCGCTCGAGTACCCGGGCTGGCTGCTCTGCGGGTTCGTGATTCCGGTGTCGGCGCTCCCGGACTGGCTGCACCCGCTGTCCTGGTCGATCCCGACCACCTGGGCGATGGAGGCGGTCCGGTCGTCCGCCGCGGGCGTGAGCCCGTGGCGCGAGATCCTGATCTGCCTGGCCATCGGCACGGTGTACGCCGTGGTCGCGTCGTACCTCGGCCGGCAGCTGGTCGACTCCGCCCGCCGCCACGCGACCCTGGCGCTGACGTGA
- a CDS encoding ABC transporter permease, whose protein sequence is MTTLRILFIGGLMSYRAMFNWLSPWILVPSLIVSPICQILLFAYIGRSAGVGSDEFYVIGNALNYAVIPCLFAMSATIEGEREGRTLSVVLTTPAARIPLFLGRAVPVIVNGWAVALVGVLFGLLVLDVHIPAGAWPSLLLVIAVSSAACTGLGLAMGAVALRVRESAVLGNVLFCLLLVFSGSNIAVDDLPSWMAAVSPWLPLTHAIEAARDIANGAALGDVAGLVGREIAVGAMYATLGLLLLRWLEQQSRAHATLERV, encoded by the coding sequence ATGACCACGCTGCGGATCCTCTTCATCGGCGGGCTGATGAGCTATCGCGCCATGTTCAACTGGCTCAGCCCCTGGATCCTGGTCCCGTCGTTGATCGTCTCCCCGATCTGCCAGATCCTGCTGTTCGCCTACATCGGCCGCAGCGCGGGGGTCGGCAGCGACGAGTTCTACGTGATCGGGAACGCGCTCAACTACGCGGTGATCCCGTGCCTGTTCGCGATGAGCGCGACGATCGAGGGAGAGCGCGAGGGCCGCACCCTCAGCGTCGTCCTCACGACCCCGGCGGCACGGATACCGCTGTTCCTGGGCCGGGCCGTCCCCGTCATCGTGAACGGTTGGGCGGTCGCCCTGGTCGGCGTCCTGTTCGGTCTGTTGGTGCTCGACGTGCACATCCCGGCCGGCGCGTGGCCGTCCCTCCTGCTCGTGATCGCGGTCTCGTCGGCCGCCTGCACCGGTCTCGGTCTGGCCATGGGGGCCGTGGCGCTGCGCGTGCGCGAGAGCGCGGTGCTCGGCAACGTCCTGTTCTGCCTGCTCCTGGTGTTCTCCGGGAGCAACATCGCGGTCGACGACCTGCCGTCGTGGATGGCGGCGGTCTCGCCGTGGCTGCCGCTGACGCACGCGATCGAGGCCGCTCGAGACATCGCGAACGGCGCTGCGCTGGGTGACGTCGCCGGACTCGTCGGACGGGAGATCGCGGTGGGAGCCATGTACGCGACCCTCGGCCTGCTGCTCCTCCGGTGGCTCGAGCAGCAGAGCAGGGCGCACGCGACCCTCGAGCGGGTCTGA